One Neoarius graeffei isolate fNeoGra1 chromosome 19, fNeoGra1.pri, whole genome shotgun sequence genomic region harbors:
- the zmp:0000000951 gene encoding uncharacterized protein zmp:0000000951 — MEMKLPEDQVNSVLAPWRFSWQSSGFKNRLVTALELYEHFPLDIMVTGGTKSANARLASAVCGLKGEQEEEEEEEETDEDKDSDEQEDDDEEDGGTSINLSPKVNVERKPLVRFRDDFAEDGPDSDPVLFHPQIPNVRILTVQGSSCPAQDSYDVLVVLTTELHQEDHMRIIMEQCEKKKPVYLVEAEQEMDLVHKMLAGPCKTCAWERMRARTLELQKKHKAEFESAENAEHQHTSQGSLSLHQRIKLWEPEEIAGVLVEAIPELRKKAFSQFLVDLTRELGGQKTECYGTGPLARSAFKHSKISQEDLGRISETFQSQDLTDVPSKLLSIFNALEYFRLDVGLLGETGCGSSSLFNCLLDLKDGDKGASPIGVFETTKKPVTHPYSEYHNVLLWDLPGLGSVEDFKPEFSGSTLHQVPPIPPCDVYILLSPLRLNLGYIQLLNHLLKQGKTCYLVLSKADLIQEKSTEEVRRWNEEILDKLGLKQNIYLVSALHPETLDLPKLRKTFSDAQESHKRVALANYLEKLLEQDVFWKRADFCKIN; from the exons ATGGAGATGAAACTTCCAGAAGATCAGGTAAACTCTGTGTTGGCTCCATGGAGGTTTTCTTGGCAATCAAGTGGATTTAAGAATAGACTTGTGACAGCGCTGGAACTTTATGAACACTTTCCATTAGATATCATGGTCACTGGAGGAACTAAGTCAGCAAATGCAAGGCTCGCTTCTGCTGTCTGTGGATTGAAAGgtgaacaagaagaagaagaggaggaggaggaaaccgATGAAGACAAAGACAGTGATGAGCAAGAGGATGATGATGAGGAAGATGGTGGAACAAGCATTAACCTATCTCCTAAGGTCAATGTTGAGAGAAAACCACTTGTGAGATTTCGAGATGACTTTGCAGAAGATGGTCCTGACTCTGATCCAGTGCTTTTTCATCCTCAAATACCCAATGTCCGCATTTTGACAGTCCAAGGAAGTTCTTGTCCTGCTCAGGACAGCTATGATGTATTGGTGGTCCTCACAACGGAGTTGCACCAGGAGGACCATATGAGGATCATCATGGAGCAATGTGAGAAGAAAAAGCCTGTGTATCTGGTTGAAGCTGAGCAAGAAATGGATCTTGTTCATAAAATGCTGGCTGGTCCCTGCAAGACCTGTGCATGGGAACGAATGAGAGCTCGCACTTTGGAGCTTCAGAAGAAACACAAGGCAGAATTTGAATCAGCAGAGAATGCAGAGCACCAACACACTTCTcaaggttctctttctctacaccAACGTATTAAGCTGTGGGAGCCGGAAGAGATTGCAGGAGTTCTGGTGGAAGCTATACCTGAATTGCGCAAGAAGGCTTTCAGTCAGTTTTTGGTGGATCTCACAAGAGAACTTGGAGGCCAAAAAACAGAGTGTTATGGTACAGG ACCCCTGGCAAGATCTGCTTTTAAACACAGCAAGATAAGCCAGGAAGACCTAGGCAGAATTTCTGAGACCTTTCAATCCCAGGATCTCACTGATGTACCGTCCAAACTGCTGTCCATTTTCAATGCCCTGGAGTACTTCCGACTAGATGTGGGTCTACTCGGGGAGACAGGTTGTGGCAGCTCCAGCCTGTTCAACTGCCTCCTGGACCTGAAGGATGGGGACAAGGGAGCATCCCCTATTGGGGTCTTTGAAACAACAAAGAAGCCTGTGACACATCCGTACTCAGAATACCACAATGTTCTTCTGTGGGACCTCCCAGGCTTGGGAAGCGTGGAAGATTTTAAGCCTGAATTTTCTGGCTCCACATTGCACCAAGTGCCTCCAATACCTCCCTGTGATGTCTACATCCTGTTATCACCCCTGAGGCTCAATCTGGGGTACATCCAGTTGTTGAACCACCTTTTGAAGCAGGGAAAAACTTGCTATCTAGTGCTGTCTAAGGCTGATCTGATTCAGGAGAAATCAACTGAAGAAGTGAGGAGATGGAATGAGGAGATTTTGGATAAACTTGGTCTGAAACAGAACATCTATCTGGTCTCTGCACTCCATCCAGAGACCTTGGATTTGCCCAAACTGAGAAAGACCTTCAGTGATGCACAAGAAAGCCATAAGAGAGTCGCACTGGCCAATTATTTGGAAAAACTATTGGAGCAGGATGTGTTTTGGAAGAGGGCTGACTTTTGCAAAATAAACTGA